DNA sequence from the Patescibacteria group bacterium genome:
TAGGCACAATCCCCAAGTCTCTCATTTTAATTATTATTGGTTATTTATTTGGAAAATCATTTGTCCGCATTGGAACATATTTTGACTACTATGCGCTTTTCACAATATTTTTAGGAATTGTTTTATTGACTGTTTATGTTATGCTAGCCAAGAAGATTCAAAAAAAAGAAGATATATAAAATTTGCAGTTTTATTTAATTTCAACAAAGGCCTCTATAGCACCGGCTACCTCTGGGAAATTATTTAAAACTAAAATATGATCAGCTTCATCCAAGAGAATTAACTTGGATTTTTTTATTTTTTGCGACATGCTAATTGCACCAGCCACAGGAAAAATTGAATCTTTTTTGCCATGCACAATCAAAGTTGGTTGATTGATTTGATTAACAATTGCCTCATAGTCCACTTCATATGATTGTCGACTTCCAAAAAGATAGACCCGTAAACTAGTATTACTAACATCGGCAACCATACGTGGAATATTCCAGTCGCCAGTATTTTTGAAACGATTATAATCAATATGCTCTCCGCTTGACGGATTAAAAGGCAAAATTTTTAACAAGCCAACTAAATTAAATAATGGTCTAATAACTTTTGCAATTGGAATTCGATTCGGTGCGTAGTTAGGACTAAGAAAAATAACTTTCTCGACCATGCCCATATGTTGAGCCATAAATTCAAGTGCAACTAAGACGCCAAAAGAATGACTGACTAAAATGAAAGATTCTATTTTTAGATAAGAAAGTAAATCAAAAATATCTTCTGCAAATTTACTAATAGCATAATCTTCCAGATTAGGAAATTTAGCTGATTTACCATGTCCGCGCAAATCGAAAGTTAAAATATTAAATTTATTACTAAACTTTTCTTCATACAACTTCCAGGCTGACGAACTACCAGAGATTCCGTGCACAAAAAACAAGGTTGGACGATCCGACTTAAATTCATTCATTTTATAATATATTTTTTTGGGAGAATAAATATATTCAGTCATATTTAAAGTATTGAGTAATATAAATCCAAAAGCTTATCAACACTACGATTGATGTCATATTCACGACTAAGTTGAAGACTCTTTTTTGACATGATTTTCAAAAGCTCATCATCATTTAATAAGCGAACTGCATTTCGCGCTAGATCATTGTAATCCTCAGCCTTAAACAAAAAACCATTACCGTCAACCAAAAAAACCGATGCGCTATCCTTGGCATCTGCAATCAAAAGAGGCATGCCACAAGCCATCGCTTCAAGCACCACCATGCCCTCCAATTCCGCCAAGGAGGTAAGAACAAAAACATCTGCCGCACTATAGGCCAAAACCAAATCTTCATCACTCACCTTGCCGCAAAAAGTAATATATTCATCAAGATTAAGACTGGTCGCCAATTTCTTCATTGCTTCCTCTTGATGACCAGATCCAGCCAAAATAATATGCGTTTTTGGTGCTGCCGCAATAATATTCGGCACCGCCTTAATCAAGGTGTCGATGGATTTTTCAGGATGAAAACGTCCAACAAATAATAAATGCTTATTAGTCTTATCTAAGTTATATTTTTTAAAAAATTCATCCGCATTGGTTTTTTTAAAATGAGAAGTATCAACGCCGTTGGAAATAACCGCTGTCTGTATCTCGCTATTCAAATCAGGAAATAATCTTTTTGCAAACTCTGTTGGATAAATAATCGCTTCCGCTTGGTGATACAACCAATACATGAATTTATAAAAAGCTCGATTCAAGGTGCCTTTAGGCATCATTTTTGGCAAATGTAGAAAAACATTTTCCGGTTGTGAATGTGAATGCGTTACCACTTTAATTCCCAAAGACTTTGCCGCTTTGGTCGCCACAATTGAAGATGGTGTTGGAATGATATTATGCAAAATATCGATTTTTTCTTCGATTAAAATTTTCTTAATCTGCCCCTCGGTTGGAAAAGAAATATATAATTGTTTCTCCGTCTTTGGTAATAAAATAGCTGGGAAGCGATAAGCCTTAATGCCATTGTAGTGGTCACGATAACCGTTATTATTTGGCGACTTAGCAGCAATAAAGATCACCTTATGTCCGCGACTTTTCAACAGTTCTGCAAAGCGCAGAGCGGAAACAAAAGAACCGGCTACATAGTCGGTAATCGGATCGCAAACAATGGCGATATTTAATTTTCTTTGATTTTCTGAGTCCATACTGTTGAAACATTAGCTAAGAACATCATACACCTGAATAACAAAAAAATCAAGATTATGTCTTAATCTTAATTTTAACAAACTTTTACTTTATTGTAATTCATTAAATTTATATAATTTATTTAAATAATATAAATTTGTAATTTTTTAATTACCCATCATTCCATCCATTTTCTCATGACACTTTTGGCACTTTCCGCCTTTATCCATCCGAGCAATATTATAACCTTTTCTCTCAATCACCATCTTACCACAATGTTTGCAATAAGTATTTTCCAAATTTTTTTCCAAAACATTCCCCACATATACATATTTCAAACCCTCTTCTTTGCCAATATCATAGGCGCGTTTAATTTTAACAATGGACGTGTCTGGTAAATTTTGCAATTTCCAAGAAATCGCGCCAGAAAAAGCGCTGACATGCCACGGCACAAAATCACCTAATTCTTTTTTAATAAATCTTGCTACTTGTCGTAGCATTTCTTCATCATCAGATAAAGTGGGGATTACTAATGTTGTAATTTCTAACCAAATTCCACGCCTAACCAATTTTTTACAATTCTCTAAAATCGGCTTCAGGTGTGCCCCGCAATTATTACGGTAAAATTCATCATTGAAGGACTTAATGTCAATATTTATCGCATCTAAATATGGAATAATTAAATCCAAGGCCTGATCTGACATAAACCCATTGGACACCCAAACATTTTTCAATCCGGCCTTTCGCGCTAGCTTCATTGTATCCAAGGCATATTCCAAAAATATCGTCGGCTCATTATAGGTATAGGCAATCGATTTACAGTCATTCACCTGCGCTTGTCGGACCACTTCCTCAGGGCTTAATTGATAACCCCAATCAATTTCATTATATTTATCAACTGATCCCTTCAGTCCATAAATCTGTGAAATATTAAAATTCTGACAGTTGGCACAGCGAAAATTACAACCCAAGGTCCCCAAAGAAAATGCCTTGCTGTCTGGTAGAAAATGAAACAATGGCTTCTTTTCGATCGGGTCAATATTGACTGCTATGATTTTGCCAAAAACCAAAAGAGATAATTTTCCCTTCTGGTTTTTTCTCACTCCGCAAATTCCTACCTGCCCCTCACTAATTATGCAAAAATGATGGCAATTTTGACATTGCACCTTTTCTTCGTCAATTTTTTTATAATTTAGACATTCTTGCATAATTATTTCATTCATTAAGATTATATAACATACACATTATAACTACATTAAGTATTAATATAATCTACTATAGAAAAAAAAATACGGCCATCGCTGACCGTATTTTAAGATATATTTATGGGATTTTATTTATTCGCAAAGTAATCACTAATCACCGCTCGAAAATCTTCAGTCTCCAAAACAGCACCTTCGGCATTTTTCAAATCATATTGGATACCGATATTTTTTAACATCAAAGAAGAATCAATATCTTTCGGTAAATTCAATTCATTAACAAACACTTCAAGAGGCACTTTGGAATCTTCAACTACTTTTTTAAGTGTATTACTACCACGAATATTCGCCACATCAATTACACCTTTTGTGTTTACAATATTTGAAGGTGCCATTGTTTCCCAAAACGGTGTCACAACCACAATCGCCAAAGGCACAAGAAAGCTAAGCACTGCGATAATTCCAAATGTTTTTTTGCTCAACAACTTATTAAAAACCCGTGCACTCAAGCTATCACTAGGGCAATCACTAACGCAATTCAAGCAACTAATGCAGTCAGCTGACTTAATTGCTTCCGCCGTTTGAATATCCAGATTGGCCGGACACACCTTATCGCAATTGCCACAGGACGTGCAAGTTGACGACTCGCGCTTAATTTTAAACGGACTAATTTTTTTAACGATACCCAAGAAGGCACCCATCGGACAAGCGTATCGACACCACCAACTTTTTGAAAACAAAGCTGATACCAATACTATGCCCAAGATGGCATAAGCAGCCACCTTTTCCTCGAATTCATTACCAAAATGCATCAAGGCATTGTATGGGTCATAGTCTCGGAAAAATAAATCACCCACTCTATATGAATAATAAACAATAAAAGCTAATACAAGATATTTCAAATAGCGTGCATATTTATCAATACTCCTTGGTAATTCAATATCTTTCTTAATCCCCAACTTGCGACCAATCGCTCGCAACCATTCCTGCAAAGCGCCCAGTGGGCAAAAATAGGAACAAAAGACACGGCCAAACAGCACAGTCGTCAAAAGTGTAATTCCCATCAAAAGAAAAGCGCTTGTCCATATTCTTTTTAAATAATCACCGGTTTCTATTTTTGTCAAAAAACTTTCCA
Encoded proteins:
- a CDS encoding alpha/beta hydrolase; this translates as MNEFKSDRPTLFFVHGISGSSSAWKLYEEKFSNKFNILTFDLRGHGKSAKFPNLEDYAISKFAEDIFDLLSYLKIESFILVSHSFGVLVALEFMAQHMGMVEKVIFLSPNYAPNRIPIAKVIRPLFNLVGLLKILPFNPSSGEHIDYNRFKNTGDWNIPRMVADVSNTSLRVYLFGSRQSYEVDYEAIVNQINQPTLIVHGKKDSIFPVAGAISMSQKIKKSKLILLDEADHILVLNNFPEVAGAIEAFVEIK
- a CDS encoding glycosyltransferase; translation: MDSENQRKLNIAIVCDPITDYVAGSFVSALRFAELLKSRGHKVIFIAAKSPNNNGYRDHYNGIKAYRFPAILLPKTEKQLYISFPTEGQIKKILIEEKIDILHNIIPTPSSIVATKAAKSLGIKVVTHSHSQPENVFLHLPKMMPKGTLNRAFYKFMYWLYHQAEAIIYPTEFAKRLFPDLNSEIQTAVISNGVDTSHFKKTNADEFFKKYNLDKTNKHLLFVGRFHPEKSIDTLIKAVPNIIAAAPKTHIILAGSGHQEEAMKKLATSLNLDEYITFCGKVSDEDLVLAYSAADVFVLTSLAELEGMVVLEAMACGMPLLIADAKDSASVFLVDGNGFLFKAEDYNDLARNAVRLLNDDELLKIMSKKSLQLSREYDINRSVDKLLDLYYSIL
- the amrS gene encoding AmmeMemoRadiSam system radical SAM enzyme, whose product is MQECLNYKKIDEEKVQCQNCHHFCIISEGQVGICGVRKNQKGKLSLLVFGKIIAVNIDPIEKKPLFHFLPDSKAFSLGTLGCNFRCANCQNFNISQIYGLKGSVDKYNEIDWGYQLSPEEVVRQAQVNDCKSIAYTYNEPTIFLEYALDTMKLARKAGLKNVWVSNGFMSDQALDLIIPYLDAINIDIKSFNDEFYRNNCGAHLKPILENCKKLVRRGIWLEITTLVIPTLSDDEEMLRQVARFIKKELGDFVPWHVSAFSGAISWKLQNLPDTSIVKIKRAYDIGKEEGLKYVYVGNVLEKNLENTYCKHCGKMVIERKGYNIARMDKGGKCQKCHEKMDGMMGN
- a CDS encoding 4Fe-4S binding protein codes for the protein MKKIFTFRFIVQVSVFALLIFLSLSHLKYGIEKAASIDAYCPFGAVESFLTKIETGDYLKRIWTSAFLLMGITLLTTVLFGRVFCSYFCPLGALQEWLRAIGRKLGIKKDIELPRSIDKYARYLKYLVLAFIVYYSYRVGDLFFRDYDPYNALMHFGNEFEEKVAAYAILGIVLVSALFSKSWWCRYACPMGAFLGIVKKISPFKIKRESSTCTSCGNCDKVCPANLDIQTAEAIKSADCISCLNCVSDCPSDSLSARVFNKLLSKKTFGIIAVLSFLVPLAIVVVTPFWETMAPSNIVNTKGVIDVANIRGSNTLKKVVEDSKVPLEVFVNELNLPKDIDSSLMLKNIGIQYDLKNAEGAVLETEDFRAVISDYFANK